A window from Rhinolophus sinicus isolate RSC01 linkage group LG18, ASM3656204v1, whole genome shotgun sequence encodes these proteins:
- the MPG gene encoding DNA-3-methyladenine glycosylase isoform X2, giving the protein MPARSGTQLSRKLGLKKQRPLVAERPQSPPDGAHTPCPKEPRLEPPKTLAPQCSIYFSSSNSHPARLGSDFFDQPAVALAQAFLGQVLVRRLSDGTELRGRIVETEAYLGPEDEAAHSRGGRQTPRNRGMFMKPGTLYVYLIYGMYFCMNVSSQGDGACVLLRALEPLGGLETMRQLRSTHRKGSARALKDRELCSGPSKLCQALAINKSFDQRDLAKDQAVWLEQGPPGPREPAVVAAARVGIGSAGEWVHKPLRFYIQGSPWVSVVDRVAERGTQA; this is encoded by the exons CTTTCCCGCAAACTGGGGCTAAAAAAGCAGCGACCATTGGTGGCAGAACGGCCTCAGAGCCCACCCGATGGAGCCCACACACCTTGCCCCAAGGAGCCCCGCCTGGAGCCACCCAAGACCCTGGCCCCCCAATGCAGCATCTATTTTTCAAGTTCCAACAGCCACCCTGCGAGACTGGGGTCAGACTTTTTCGACCAGCCTGCCGTGGCCCTGGCCCAGGCATTTCTGGGACAG GTCTTGGTCCGGCGACTCAGTGATGGCACAGAGCTCCGCGGCCGCATTGTGGAGACTGAGGCATACTTGGGGCCAGAGGACGAAGCTGCCCACTCGAGGGGCGGCCGGCAGACCCCCCGCAACCGTGGCATGTTTATGAAGCCGGGGACCCTGTATGTGTACCTCATCTACGGCATGTACTTCTGCATGAACGTCTCCAGCCAAG GGGATGGGGCATGCGTCCTGCTGCGAGCGCTGGAGCCCCTGGGGGGCCTGGAGACCATGCGGCAGCTCCGCAGCACCCACCGGAAGGGCAGCGCCCGAGCCCTCAAGGACCGTGAGCTCTGCAGCGGCCCCTCCAAGCTCTGCCAAGCCCTGGCCATCAACAAGAGCTTTGACCAGCGGGACCTGGCCAAGGACCAGGccgtgtggctggagcagggccCCCCTGGGCCCAGGGAGCCAGCTGTGGTGGCAGCAGCCCGCGTGGGCATTGGCTCTGCAGGGGAGTGGGTCCACAAGCCCCTGCGCTTCTACATCCAGGGCAGCCCCTGGGTCAGTGTGGTGGACAGAGTGGCTGAGCGGGGCACACAGGCCTGA